A window of Vibrio gazogenes genomic DNA:
TCCAAGAGTGAATAGTCCGTTGCATTGAATTATTTTTTATGCACTCCTACACTACACAAAAGGTTTAACTAAGATGCAGTACCAATGTCAAGATATGATGTCGATATTGAAGAAACGCAATATCAGCCGGGGTCTGGAAACTCAGTTCTTTTAAACAAGCTGGGAATTGTAGATGCTGAGGAGATGAATGAAGTTGAGACCTATCTTCTCGTTAAACTATACGAAAAACTATTCTCAAACACAGTGATTGATGATGAATTCAGTTTCCAAACTATCATGAGTTGGCATCGACAATGGCTTGGTAATGTGTACTCTTGGGCTGGAAAAATCAGAAATGTTAGGATGTGGAAGGATGACTTCGAGTTTACGGTACCACGCCAAATTGGCCCAATGATTGATGATTTTGAGTCAAAATATCTATCGCAAATACAATATGTTGATAAAATGACGACAGAAGAACTCATTGCATTTATTGCGGAAAGTCACGTCGAATTTATCCTGATTCACCCCTTCAGAGAAGGTAATGGTAGAATTAGCCGATTGCTTATCGATTATATGAGTCAAGAAGCAGGATATGGACTCCTTGACTACAGCTTATGGGATCAAAATAAAGACTTCTATATCGCTTCTATACAGGCAGGATTGAGTGGCGATTACCAATATACAGCAAGGTTAGTCAAAGGAGTTTTAGCCAGCGAGTGTTAAATGTGCGTGCTTTTTCTTATTAGATTTAAGCTTTTGCTCAATGGTTTTTATGGAGTCGCCGGTTTCAATCGCAGTCGAACTCGCAACAGAACGATAGATCATCTTTTGAGTGACTTTTCTTTTCTCAGCTTTCATGCTTTTCCATTCTACATTTATTTATAGACACCGTTAAACACTATATCAGGGCTATAAAATGATCAATGTATAAAGCCTAAATTATATCGTAAATGACGGGGTTTGCCCTTTGGCGAAAATGAGTCACATCGAACTGAAAACCGACGCGAGTCATCACCTCAAACGATGACTGAATAGTTTTTTATCCCGCTTGCGCAATCGATTATGTCCGCAGCCATTTGTACATGATGTAGCTATCAACAAATCCTAATTGAGCGTGCTGATAGGCTTTCGGAATGGTTCCTATGATCGTAAAACCGAGCTTCTGCCATAGCCTGACGGCGATTTCATTGGTTGACACGACACTGTTGAACTGCATGGCGTTAAAGCCAAGTTCAAGCGCTTTCTGTTGTGAATGTTCACACATTTGACGCGCAATCCCTTTACCTCTGGCTGCACCTGAGACCATATAACCGCAGTTACAAATGTGACGACTCGGCCCTAGTGCATTCGGCTTGATGTAATAAGTCCCCAGCACAACATCGTTTTCAATGAAAGCATAGGCTTGCAAAGGTATTTCATACCAGAGCACGAATGCTTCTTCTAACGTCATATTCGGATCGAATGCGTAAGTTTCTTGAGCCTGAATTACCGAAGAAAATGTTGGCCAAAACGACTCAAACTCCGATTTTGTGATTTCCCTGATCATGACCATGACTCCTAATATATAACGAGCGATATAGACGGCTTTATTTGCAGTTCTGCCGCACGAATTTGTGAGCGGTTTATTTAGAACTAGGTTGATATCCTACTGATTTATTAGAGATAAATCATGCTTTTTTTGATGGGCTGAGTGTTGGGGCAGTAAGAAAAATGGAGCGGGGCAAATAGCAATTTACCCCGACTCATACGCTGCTTACTTGCGCATTGCGTTTAGTTTGGCTTGGGCAATTCCAAAGATCGAATTGATCGGATAACTACCGTCTTCCGTTGCAGTGCCGGCGGGTTTACCGGTGAAGATTTCGATCGCTTCGGTGACATGGTCTATCGCCCAGATATGGAACTCCTGCTTTTCAATGGCATTGACAATATCATTGCGTAACATCAGGTTATGTACATTGGAGCGGGGAATAATCACCCCCTGTTGTGGGCGACGGCCTTTGATGGTGCATACATCGAAGAACCCCTCGATTTTCTCATTCACTCCGCCAATCGGCTGTGATTCACCAAACTGATTCATCGAGCCGGTAATCGCAATATCCTGTCGGTTGGGCTGTTTTGAAAAAGCAGAAAGGATGGCACAGAACTCCGCCATACTGGCACTGTCGCCATCGACTCCGCCGTAAGACTGCTCAAACGTCAGTGTTGTGGTGAGCGGGAGTTTAGCATTCTGACCCAGTACCGAATGGAGGTATGCGGTGAGGATCATCACGCCTTTTGAGTGAATACTGCCACCGAGATCAACACTTCGTTCGATATCGATAATGTCGCCTTCACCGTAACAGGTGGTTGCCGTAATACGATTCGGTACGCCAAACATATGATCGGTGGTGCTGAGTACCGACAGCGCGTTCACCTGGCCGATCGCATGTCCTTCCGTCTGCATCAACGTGGTGCCGTTGAGAAATCCTTCCATCACATTATGCTGGATACGATTAACCCGTAGTTCCTGATTGTGCAGTGCTGCATCAACATGCCCCTGACGAATCATATTCGAGTTGGCTTGCTTGGCCACATAGTTTGATTCGCGAAGTAGATTCGCGATATGTGCTGAGTGTAGTGACAGTTTATTTTGATCTCCGGCGATGCGGGAGCTGTGTTCAATGATGCGCCCCATCGCTTTGCGATCACAATGGAGTAAGTTGTTGTCGTGCACGAAGCTGGAGATAAATCGTGCATATTGTAGTTCTGAGTCTGCGTTGCGAGGCATTTCATCCTCAAAATCAGCGGTGACTCGGAAGAGTTCACCGAACTCAGGATCATAATTCGTCAGTAGTTGGTAAGTCCGGTAATCCCCGAACAGAATGATTTTCACATTCAGTGGAATGGGTTCGGGATCCAGCGAGATTGCACCACTTAACGTTACTTCTCTCTCCAGCGATGTCATGCTGATCTGACGTGAACGCAGGGCGCGTTTCAGACCGTCCCAGACGTAGGGTCGCTCCAACACCTTAATCGCATCCATGAGCAGAACCCCGCCATTGGCACGGTGTAAACTCCCTGAGCGAATCAGTGAAAAATCGGTGAATACGGTCCCTTTGTAGGTGGCGTTTTCGATATAGCCGAACAGCGAGTGATAATTCGGATTCTCTTCAACTACGATTGGAAAGCAGTCTTTCGGGTGGCTGACCAACACATTGACTTTGTAGCGACGCGGTAATTTCTTGTCCAACGCGGCTGCCGCGATCTCACCTTGTTCGCCACTTTCTTCCAGAAAGATATCGACATTGTCGATAATATCTTTGCGCAGATTTGCAAGATGGGTTTTGATTTCCGGGTGACCGGAATAATCCTTTCTGAGTTTTTTGATAAGGTGATTGAGCACTTCGCCTGTGACTTCATCATTGAGCTTTTTAATTTTTTCGTTGTAGCTTTCTTCCCACTCAGAGAGTTGGCGAACCATATTTCGCAGTTTGACTTCCAGTTCGTCAATGGTATCTCCGAAATAAGTCTGTTCCTCTTTCGTCAATGCCTCAAATGTGGATTCGGTATGCATCTCATCGCCATTCATGGCGATAAACTGATAATCACCTTGTTGAGTGATTATCAGGCTGACGCCTTTTTCTTTCGCATCGTTGGTAATTTGCTCTAACTCGGTTTGCTGCTTGGCGGCGAGCTGATTTTTGAGCTGTTCTGCCCGGCCGATATACAACTCGTTATCGAATGCCAGAGGAATCGCGCCCACCAGTTTTTCGAGCAACTTCTCGATATCCTGACGCAACTGATTGCCAAGCCCGAGTGGCAGTTTTAAAACTTTCGGGGTACGACTTTCGGTAAAATCTGCCACGTAGCACCAATCAAACAGGGCATCAGGGTCGTGTTGATGACGATTAAGATAGCGTAGAACCATCGTTCGTTTACCGAGTCCGTTTCTGCCGATGGCGTAAATATTGTATCCTTTTTCTTTGATCGACATGGCGAATTCAACTGCTTTTTGTGCCCGTTCTTGCCCGACGATCTCATCTATAGGGGGTAAATCTTTTGTGGACTTACTGGACAGATTTTCCAGCTTGGCAACATGATAAAGCTGATGTGTTTGTAGTCGTTCGATTGCCATGATTCCCTCACGCCTTTCCTTTTTTTATTCAGTGTAGATGTAATTGTTTGCATTTTTAGTGACTTAGCGCTGATTAGTATCTGATTGGACAAATAAGCAGCAGTTTATGGTGAAATGTAATCGAATCATGAAATTATGGTGACCGGGAAAGAGTGCTTTGATAATCAGCATAGAGTCAGTAGACTAGCGTTCCTTTTCGCCCGACAGCATAAAGATGAACGTAATTCGCGAAGCCGAATACCATTTCTGTTCCATGCTGATAGTCGGGTGCAAAGTGCCGATGATGTTTGATTTTATCTGACGAGAGAAGAGTTTTTATTTTTATGCAGAAAACTGTAGATGTTCCGCAATCACTGGGTCGCCAGCTTTTCAAAATGACTTGGCCTATGGTCTTTGGTGTACTTTCTCTGATGGGATTCCAGTTGGTTGACAGTATTTTCATCGCGCAATTGGGCGTGTTGCCACTGGCTGCCCAAGGGTTCACATTGCCGATGCAAATGGTCATCATTGGTTTGCAGGTCGGGCTGGGAATCGCGACCACATCCGTGATTGCCCGTGTTCTGGGAGCAGGCAAGCTGCAGGATGCAAAACAGCTGGGAGGCCTGATACTGACAATCGGCAGTATTAGTGTGGCAGTGTTGACGGTGCTGATCTATCTGCTCCGCCATCCGATTCTGGCATTACTGGGCGCGACCCCGGAAGTATTCCCCATTATCGATCAATATTGGACTGTTTGGCTGATCAGTGCCTGGACCGGTGCAACGTTGTACTTCTTGTATAGTATCTGTCGTGCGAATGGCAATACGATCCTCCCCGGGACGATGATGATGGTCACCAGTTTGGTTAACTTGATTCTGGATCCAATTTTTATTTTCTCGTTTGATTTAGGAATCAATGGCGCAGCGTTGGCAACGATCTGTGCGTTTGGGGTTGGTATTGCCGTGGTTACGGTGAAAGTGTTGTCCCGCAATTGGATGTCGTTTCAATGGGAAGGGCTGGATATCCGGGCCAGTGTGAAGTCGATTTTACAGGTGATGGGACCGGCAACAGTGAGTCAGCTACTTCCGCCTGTTTCTTCGATGATGGCAACTCACATTCTGGCGTCATTCGGCAATGAACCCGTTGCTGCATGGGCGGTGGGGTCGCGGTTTGAGTTTTTCTCGCTGGTGGCTGTATTGGCACTTACGATGGCAATGCCGCCAATGGTTGCCAGAATGCTTGGTGAGCGAAAAATTACTGAGATTCGTCATCTGGTCGGAATCGCAGTGCGGTTTGTACTGATTTTTCAGACTGTATTTGCAGTATTGGTCTTTTTTCTGGCGAGTTCGATTGTGGCGTGGATGGCTGATGTTGCGATGATCCAACAATTACTCCGGTGGCATCTGATCTTTGTTCCGATCAGTCTTGGCCCGCTGGGAATTTGTATGTTGATGGTATCGATCCAAAATGCGTTGGCAAAATCATACACCGCGTTGGTGATCTCTGCGTTGCGGCTGTTTGTCTTCTTCCTTCCTTGCTTGTGGATCGGTGCGCAAATAGCGGAACTGAAAGGTATCTATCTCGGATCGATGGTCGGCAACATCTTGGCGGGTCTGTGTGCCTGGTTGATCTATCGGAGAACGATACGGCAGATTGAACAAACGTCATCTGACTGAGGTCTTTTCTGGCTAAGATTGACGATTCGCGATGCAATGGTTCGCAATGACAATAAAAATCCCGCTTGTAAGCGGGATTTTTATTCACAGCGTTATTCTTGAATAAAGCCGGGAGGGGATAAACGCTTACTGATTAAGCGCGATCCGCTTTTGCTTTGCGACGCGCTTCAACCGCAGCAGAGAGTTGACGTAGTACCTGCTCCGTATCCTGCCAGCCGATACACGCATCAGTAATCGACTGACCATAAGTCAGAGCTTGTCCAGCGACTAAATCTTGGCGTCCTTCAACCAGATGCGATTCAATCATCACGCCGAAGATTTGATCTTCGCCATTGGCAAGTTGTGCTGAAACGTCTTCAGCCACCACCATTTGACGCTGATACTGCTTACTGCTGTTCGCATGGCTGAAGTCAACCATCACCTTTTGCGGCAGATCGGTCTCGGCCAGTTTATCTTTAACATCCTGAACATGCTTTGCACTGTAATTCGGCTCTTTACCACCACGTAAAATGATGTGGCAATCCGGGTTTCCGGCGGTTTCAACAATCGCAGAATGCCCAAATTTAGTTACAGAAAGGAAGTTGTGAGATGCGCGTGCCGAGCGAATGGCGTCCGCTGCAATTTTGATGTTACCATCGGTGCCGTTTTTAAACCCGACCGGGCACGATAGCCCAGAGGCTAACTCACGGTGAACCTGTGATTCTGTGGTTCTCGCCCCGATTGCGCCCCAACTGATCAAATCTGCGATATATTGTGGTGTGATCATGTCCAAAAACTCACTGGCAGTCGGCATCCCAAGATTGGTCAGCTCCAGCAACAGTTTACGTCCGATTTTCAGACCTTCGTTGATCTTATAGGTATCATTCATGTACGGGTCATTGATGAGACCTTTCCAGCCAACCGTTGTCCGTGGCTTTTCAAAGTAGACGCGCATGACGATTTCCAGATTGCCACTTAACTCATCACGCATTTTTTTCAGTTGTT
This region includes:
- a CDS encoding GNAT family N-acetyltransferase, producing the protein MIREITKSEFESFWPTFSSVIQAQETYAFDPNMTLEEAFVLWYEIPLQAYAFIENDVVLGTYYIKPNALGPSRHICNCGYMVSGAARGKGIARQMCEHSQQKALELGFNAMQFNSVVSTNEIAVRLWQKLGFTIIGTIPKAYQHAQLGFVDSYIMYKWLRT
- the aroG gene encoding 3-deoxy-7-phosphoheptulonate synthase AroG gives rise to the protein MFQTDDVKIKQIKELLPPVAILEKFPATDVASSTTFNARKAIHNILNDKDDRLLVIIGPCSIHDPEAAIEYGKQLKKMRDELSGNLEIVMRVYFEKPRTTVGWKGLINDPYMNDTYKINEGLKIGRKLLLELTNLGMPTASEFLDMITPQYIADLISWGAIGARTTESQVHRELASGLSCPVGFKNGTDGNIKIAADAIRSARASHNFLSVTKFGHSAIVETAGNPDCHIILRGGKEPNYSAKHVQDVKDKLAETDLPQKVMVDFSHANSSKQYQRQMVVAEDVSAQLANGEDQIFGVMIESHLVEGRQDLVAGQALTYGQSITDACIGWQDTEQVLRQLSAAVEARRKAKADRA
- a CDS encoding MATE family efflux transporter, with product MQKTVDVPQSLGRQLFKMTWPMVFGVLSLMGFQLVDSIFIAQLGVLPLAAQGFTLPMQMVIIGLQVGLGIATTSVIARVLGAGKLQDAKQLGGLILTIGSISVAVLTVLIYLLRHPILALLGATPEVFPIIDQYWTVWLISAWTGATLYFLYSICRANGNTILPGTMMMVTSLVNLILDPIFIFSFDLGINGAALATICAFGVGIAVVTVKVLSRNWMSFQWEGLDIRASVKSILQVMGPATVSQLLPPVSSMMATHILASFGNEPVAAWAVGSRFEFFSLVAVLALTMAMPPMVARMLGERKITEIRHLVGIAVRFVLIFQTVFAVLVFFLASSIVAWMADVAMIQQLLRWHLIFVPISLGPLGICMLMVSIQNALAKSYTALVISALRLFVFFLPCLWIGAQIAELKGIYLGSMVGNILAGLCAWLIYRRTIRQIEQTSSD
- a CDS encoding Fic/DOC family protein, translating into MSRYDVDIEETQYQPGSGNSVLLNKLGIVDAEEMNEVETYLLVKLYEKLFSNTVIDDEFSFQTIMSWHRQWLGNVYSWAGKIRNVRMWKDDFEFTVPRQIGPMIDDFESKYLSQIQYVDKMTTEELIAFIAESHVEFILIHPFREGNGRISRLLIDYMSQEAGYGLLDYSLWDQNKDFYIASIQAGLSGDYQYTARLVKGVLASEC
- a CDS encoding Lon protease family protein; translation: MAIERLQTHQLYHVAKLENLSSKSTKDLPPIDEIVGQERAQKAVEFAMSIKEKGYNIYAIGRNGLGKRTMVLRYLNRHQHDPDALFDWCYVADFTESRTPKVLKLPLGLGNQLRQDIEKLLEKLVGAIPLAFDNELYIGRAEQLKNQLAAKQQTELEQITNDAKEKGVSLIITQQGDYQFIAMNGDEMHTESTFEALTKEEQTYFGDTIDELEVKLRNMVRQLSEWEESYNEKIKKLNDEVTGEVLNHLIKKLRKDYSGHPEIKTHLANLRKDIIDNVDIFLEESGEQGEIAAAALDKKLPRRYKVNVLVSHPKDCFPIVVEENPNYHSLFGYIENATYKGTVFTDFSLIRSGSLHRANGGVLLMDAIKVLERPYVWDGLKRALRSRQISMTSLEREVTLSGAISLDPEPIPLNVKIILFGDYRTYQLLTNYDPEFGELFRVTADFEDEMPRNADSELQYARFISSFVHDNNLLHCDRKAMGRIIEHSSRIAGDQNKLSLHSAHIANLLRESNYVAKQANSNMIRQGHVDAALHNQELRVNRIQHNVMEGFLNGTTLMQTEGHAIGQVNALSVLSTTDHMFGVPNRITATTCYGEGDIIDIERSVDLGGSIHSKGVMILTAYLHSVLGQNAKLPLTTTLTFEQSYGGVDGDSASMAEFCAILSAFSKQPNRQDIAITGSMNQFGESQPIGGVNEKIEGFFDVCTIKGRRPQQGVIIPRSNVHNLMLRNDIVNAIEKQEFHIWAIDHVTEAIEIFTGKPAGTATEDGSYPINSIFGIAQAKLNAMRK